CGTACACGCTGCCGTCGGGGGCGGGCGCGAGGTCGTTGAGGTAGGCATTCGGGCTCCTGGGCGTCTCCAGCACGGCGACCGGCGCGCCGTCGGGGCTCAGGACGCTCACGGTGCCCTGGGCGCCGCCCGCGATCCACAGCCGGCCCTGCGTGTCCACCTTCAGGCCCAGGGCGCTGGCACGGCCCACCGCGCCGCCCTCGCTGAACTTGCTCACCGCGCCGGTCGCGGCGTTCACCGCGTAGATGGTGCCGCTCTGCGCGCTGCCGGCATAGATCACGCCTTTGCGGGCGTCGTAGGCCACACCCTCGGGGAAGTCCTGGGCGCCGGGCAGCGCGTAGTCGCGCGCCGCATAGTTCGTGCGCGTCAGCACGCCGCAGCGTTCGCGCGCGCCGGTCAGGCCCGAGGGGTCGGACTTGTAGTCGTCGGGCTGCGCGTGGATGACGAGCGAGCGGTTCAGCACGCCGTCCATGCCCGTCAGGCTGAGCTTGTCGGTCATGAAGGTCGCGCGGCCTACCCCGTCGGCCCCCACGTTCAGCATCGGCAGGTCGCCGCCGTGCCCGGCGGTGTTCGGGGCGGTGGGCGCGTCGTGGTTGCCGGTCCTGCCCGGGTCGAAGTGCCCCCCCGCGCCGCCGAACGCGACGACCGTATTCGTGGCCGCGTCCACGCCCGGCGTGCAGCGCCCGAATTCGTGGACATGCATGCCGTGCTGGCCGGGCTTCAGGCCGCGCGCCTCGACGCGGACCTGCACGCCCATCCCCATCTGGCGCAGGGTCACGGTGCCCTGGGCGGTGCCCTGCGGGTCACGCAGCGTGGCGGTGGCCGCGAGCGCGGTGCCCGCCGGGGCCGCCGCATTCGTGGGGGCAGGCATGGGCGCCGTCATGGGCAGGCCCGCCCCACCCGCCGAGGCGGTGCCCAGCAGCAGCGCGCCCCCCAGGAGCATCTTCAACCGGCCCATGTTATTGCCCTCCTGTGTAGCGCACGCGGTACAGGACGCCGCTCTGGTCGTCGGTGAACAGCAGGCTGCCGTCGGTGTAGGTCGCCACGCCGGCCACCCGCCCGAACTGCTTCCAGCCGCCCCCATCCTGATACACGAAGCCGGTCACGAACGGCTCGATCTTTTCGGGCTTGTTGTCTGCCCCAAAGACCAGCCGGGCGATCTCGTAGCCGCTGGGTTCGTTGCGGTTCCACGAGCCGCGGTAGGCGATGAAGGCGTCGTTGCGGTACTCGGCCGGGAAAGCGGTGCCGGTGTAGAAGTTCATGGCGATGGCGGCGGCGTGCGCGGTGTAGTTCAGGACGCTGCCCTGGGTGCCCGCGCAGTAGGCGGCCTTGGTGATCTTGCCGGGGATGTTGCCCACGTTCACGAAGGGGTCGGGCTGCTTGTCGCCGTAGCAAAACGGCCAGCCGTAGTTCTTGCCCCGCTCGATCACGTTGATCTCCTCGGGCGGAATGTTGTCTCCGTGCCAGTCGCTGCCCTGATCGGCGCCGTACAGCACGCCCGTCACCGGGTGCCAGCCGAAGCCGATGGTGTGGCGCAGGCCGCGCGCATAGACCTCGCGGGTCTTGCCGTCGGGCGTGAGGCGCAGCATCGTCGCCTCCTCGGGGTTCTGGGTGGGCGAGTCGTTGTTGGTCGAGCCGAAGGTGGCGTACAGATACCCGTCCGGCCCCCAGGCGAGGTCGCGCGCCGGGTGCTGGCCCGCGTCGGGGAAGCCGTCGGCGAACACGCGCGGCACGCTCAGGCCGCCGTCCTTCGACATCGTCATCACCCAGATGGTCTTTTCTCCGACCACGTACAGCTTGCCGTCCCGCACGTCCATGCCGTGGGCGGCCTTCATGTTCTGCGCGACCTGCCGGCGCTCGCCGACGCTGATCTGGCCGTCGTTGTTCGTGTCTTTCATGTACCACACGTCGCCCTGCGCGCGGCGCGACAGATAGATGCCGCCGTCGGGCATCACGTGCAGCATGCGCGCGTTGCCCAGGCCGGTCGCCATGGCGCTGATGGTGAAGCCGGCCGGTACCTTCAACCGGGCGAGCTTGTCGGCCGTGTACTCCAGCGGCGTGGGCTCGTTGCGGGTCACGGTGGCGCTCACGGGCGGCTCGGCGGGTGCGATGGGCCGGGCGGTGGGGGCGGGGGATGACTGGGCGAGGGCCGTTCCGGGCAAGACGCCGAGAAGGGCCGCCGTCAGGGCGGTCAGGGTGGGATGTCGCATGGGTTGTCGTGGCCTCCGGAGTGCAGCGTCCCAGAAAATCCGGACGTCCAATTGCGGCCCCGTCACCTTCTGAGCCGGGCGTTAAGTGCGCCGGAAGCCCGACGTCCGGTCAGCTGTCCTGGACCGCTTCCTTCCAAAGTTGACTTTCCGGGTCGGATTAATCAACCTTATGGCATGAACAGGATGTGGATGCTGGTGGTGGCCCTGGGGGGCACCGGAGCCTGCGCGCAGGCAGGCGCGGCCGACCTGAGCGGCGTCAAGACCTATCTGGACGGCCGGCTGGGCCGCATGGTGCAGGGCACGCAGGCCCTGGGGACCGCCGCCGACCGCTATTACGAACTGGCGCGCGCCGCGAAGTTCGACTACCGCAGACTGGCCGCGCAGCCCCAGGCCGTGCGCGCCGCCCTGAACGCCGCGCGCGCCGGCTGGGAAAAGGCCAGCCCGCTGTACGAGGATGTCGAGGGCATCGTGGCGGGGGTCGAGTCGCTCAGCCGCTTCGACGTGATCCTGGACGCCGGAACCAGCGCCGCCGAGGGGGGGGAGAATGTGGTGCCCTTCGACCTCAAGTTGCCCAGCGGCCGGGTCCTCGCCAGACCCGGCAACCTCTTCGGCGTGAACGAGGGCGCGCTGTGGGGCACGGTGAAGGCCTACAGCAGCGGCGTGCCCTTCGACCTGAACGGCAACGGCAGGATCGAGTTCGGCGAGCAGCTCCCCGACGCGAACGTGCTCAAGGCGGCGGCGGCCGAACTCGGCGCGCAGGGGCGCGCGCTTCAGGCGGCGGCCCAGGCCTGGTCGCCCACCCGCGAGGACGTATTCGGGGCGCTGATCGGCAACGTGCCCACCGTGGGGCCGGTGTTTTTCGAGGACTGGAAGACCAGTCCCTTCGTGCTGGGCGCGAAAAGCACCCGCAAGGACTTCGTGGCGATCTCGCGCATGTCCGATCTCGTGGGCAACGTCGGCTCCTGGCAGGCGATGTACCGGGGCCTGAGCGCCGACGTGAAGGCCCGCAATCCGGCGCTGGACGGCCAGATCGGGGCGGGGCTGCGCGACCTCTCGGCCCTGGCCGGGCGCCTCGTGGCCCGCGAGAAGACGCGGCGCTATACCCCCGAGCAGGCCGAAGCCTTGCAGAAGGAAGCCCAGAACCGCGCCACCGTGGTCGCCGGCCGCATCACCCAGGCGGCGGCCCTGCTGGGGGTGAAGGTCCAGTGACGGCCCGAGGACAAGTCCAGTGACCGGTCGCGTCCCGGCACTTCTCGCGCCCGCCCTGGCCGCGCTGCTGGCGGGCACGGCCCCCGCACAGACCGCCCAGCCCGCGCAGACTGCCCAGCCCGCAGCGTCCCCGACGGCCGCCGCCCCCGCCCGCGATCTCGCCACCCCCGCCGAAACCATGCGGGCCCGGCTGGCCGACGCCGCACTGGAACTCGAGTTCGACCGCGCCTCGGCCGCCGCGCTCGTGGGGCAGGCGCGCGCCGCCTATGCCCAGATCCGTGCCCCCTGGGTGCAGGCCGACCCCGACGCCGCCCGCGAGGTGGACAGGGCCCTGAAGGCCGCCGCCGGAGCCGCGCAGGCGGGCGAGA
The genomic region above belongs to Deinococcus gobiensis I-0 and contains:
- a CDS encoding superoxide dismutase family protein, which produces MGRLKMLLGGALLLGTASAGGAGLPMTAPMPAPTNAAAPAGTALAATATLRDPQGTAQGTVTLRQMGMGVQVRVEARGLKPGQHGMHVHEFGRCTPGVDAATNTVVAFGGAGGHFDPGRTGNHDAPTAPNTAGHGGDLPMLNVGADGVGRATFMTDKLSLTGMDGVLNRSLVIHAQPDDYKSDPSGLTGARERCGVLTRTNYAARDYALPGAQDFPEGVAYDARKGVIYAGSAQSGTIYAVNAATGAVSKFSEGGAVGRASALGLKVDTQGRLWIAGGAQGTVSVLSPDGAPVAVLETPRSPNAYLNDLAPAPDGSVYVTDSTRPAIYRVTPDLRISEWLSLAGTPIRYGPGLNLNGVVATPDGRYLLAVKLNTGDLWRIDLRSKAIRRVMGGLNNGDGLLLDGRTLYVSRNKDGIISKVTLGADYASGQVTAEEPVTGLRFPTTLAAIGGDLIVSQGQLDKLQGGTPETPFRLTRFPKF
- a CDS encoding PQQ-dependent sugar dehydrogenase; the encoded protein is MRHPTLTALTAALLGVLPGTALAQSSPAPTARPIAPAEPPVSATVTRNEPTPLEYTADKLARLKVPAGFTISAMATGLGNARMLHVMPDGGIYLSRRAQGDVWYMKDTNNDGQISVGERRQVAQNMKAAHGMDVRDGKLYVVGEKTIWVMTMSKDGGLSVPRVFADGFPDAGQHPARDLAWGPDGYLYATFGSTNNDSPTQNPEEATMLRLTPDGKTREVYARGLRHTIGFGWHPVTGVLYGADQGSDWHGDNIPPEEINVIERGKNYGWPFCYGDKQPDPFVNVGNIPGKITKAAYCAGTQGSVLNYTAHAAAIAMNFYTGTAFPAEYRNDAFIAYRGSWNRNEPSGYEIARLVFGADNKPEKIEPFVTGFVYQDGGGWKQFGRVAGVATYTDGSLLFTDDQSGVLYRVRYTGGQ
- a CDS encoding EfeM/EfeO family lipoprotein, which codes for MNRMWMLVVALGGTGACAQAGAADLSGVKTYLDGRLGRMVQGTQALGTAADRYYELARAAKFDYRRLAAQPQAVRAALNAARAGWEKASPLYEDVEGIVAGVESLSRFDVILDAGTSAAEGGENVVPFDLKLPSGRVLARPGNLFGVNEGALWGTVKAYSSGVPFDLNGNGRIEFGEQLPDANVLKAAAAELGAQGRALQAAAQAWSPTREDVFGALIGNVPTVGPVFFEDWKTSPFVLGAKSTRKDFVAISRMSDLVGNVGSWQAMYRGLSADVKARNPALDGQIGAGLRDLSALAGRLVAREKTRRYTPEQAEALQKEAQNRATVVAGRITQAAALLGVKVQ